DNA from Acipenser ruthenus chromosome 23, fAciRut3.2 maternal haplotype, whole genome shotgun sequence:
GGCATCCAAAGTTGTTGTTGACCCAGCTGAAGGGGGTCTGCCAGGCTCTCCCCCAGCTggctctccctgcctccctctcaACACAGGAACTAAGTGTATGTCTGCCTTTTGGATCTGTTTCTGTGGACGCCTAGGATGCCTGGTGTAAGTGGACTCAGCCTGCCTGCAGTTGTAAGCCCGGTTTTCACGTTTCTCATTCCGACAGAAAGTGGTCACCAAGGCTGCTGCCAAGGCAACCATAAGACATAAGGCCCCAAGGCAGAGGGCTATAGTCAGGGGAAAGCTCAGTAGTCCATGCTGGCCAGGAGAAGAGTTTTTGAGATGGTCAAAGAGACTGAGAAAAGTCAATTCCAAAGAAGCTCGAGTGGAGAGTGGTGGAGAACCCAAGTCCCGAACAGTGACCTCTACTACAAACACTTTTCCAATCAGCTCTGTAACATTGCTGGTATTAACATAAATCTGTCCAGTCACTTCATCTATTGCAAACAAACTATCCCTACTTGCTATCTCATAGCGGAGCTCTCCATTTAGGCCTGCATCAGCATCCCAGGCTTTGACAGTGGTTACTAGGTATCCATCTGGTTTCAGTTTTGCTGCAGAGTCGTTACTCTTTGGAAAAAGCTCGAGGAGGTAATTAGttagtgtgtctctgtgttcacTAGCAGCATCTTCCACCTCACTGACTAtctctctcttctctgtgttAACAGGGATGCTAAGTGCTGCCCTGTGGTTCTTCAGCACTGGGTCCACAATCAAAGGATGGTTATCATTGACATCTTGGATATTTATTAAGACAGAAGCGCTGCTAGACAGTGGTGGTTGCCCATTGTCTGTTGCCTCCACTATTAGTGTAAGACCTTTTGTCTGCTCAAAATCTAATGACTGCTGAGCGTAGATCATACCATCTGTGGGATGGATGATAAAAGAGGCAGCTGGTTTTCCTGGTTTTGTGGAATCCTTGATTGAGTAAGTGACATTCCCACTGAGGCCCAGGTCAACATCGTGAGCTTTGACCGTAAGAATGTAGAGGCCATGGGGATTGTTCTCCTGGAAAGAAACCTCATAAAGACTCTTTGAGAAGACAGGTGCATTGTCATTTTCATCCATTACATGTACGGTGAGGTGCTTTGTCAAAGAGAAGGATGGGATGCCTTGGTCCTTGGCCACCAGAGTGAGGTTGTACTTCTCCTGCCTCTCCCTATCCAAGGTGGCGTTGGTCACTACCATATAGTTGTCTCCGTGGGTCCTCTTCAGCCGGAAATGACCCAGCCCATGATGGACTTGGCACTGGATGTTCCCATTGAACCCAGAGTCAGCATCAGATACCATCACTAGGGCAAGGAAGGTTTCAGTAGCAGCACCCTCAGAAACCATGGCAACATCAGAATCTGGTGGAGCCCACATGACATGTATCTTGGGTGCATTATCATTAACATCCAGGACTTTGATATGGAGTTTGCAATGGGCAGGGATGGGATTGGGCCCCAAATCCTTGGCTTGGATGTCAAGCTCATAAGTATGTCTTTTCTCATAGTCCAAAACTCCTGTTAGAGTCACTGTTCCTGTTTGGGGGTTAATATTGAAGATGCTCAGTACTTCTAAAGGGACATGCTTGCTAAAGGAATACTCAATTTCTCCATTGGCCCCTTGATCAGGATCGGTGGCCTGAAGATTGATGATGGTGGTCCCTGGCATTGTGTCTTCCTTTAGCTCAACGGAAAACAAGCTGCGCTCAAAAACTGGGCTGTTATCATTGGAATCCAAAACATTAACCCTTACCAGCATGGTCCCACATTTTGGTGGATTTCCTTTATCACAGGCTGTCAAAAACATTTCACAGGAAGACTGAACCTCCCTGTCCAGTGCTTTGATGACCACAAGCTGCCCATGTTTGGTTCCTTCCGACAGGGTGATGACATCTAATTCAAAATGCTGGTTAGGGGATAAGGAATAAGTATGCAGAGCATTGGTACCAGCATCCGGATCCAGCGCCCTATCCAATGGTATTGTGGTGTGCAGTGAGGCGCTCTCTGAAATCTCAATTTCCTGCTCCAAGTTTGGAAAAGTCGGACTGTGATCATTTATATCCAAGACTTCCACCTGTAACTGCAAAAGCTCAATGGTCCCTCCTTtcctatacagtatattaaaaggaATCAAACAAGGGCTGGTATCCCAGCAAAGGGCATCTCTATCCAGGCGATCTGCAGTGGAAAGAGTCCCATCTTGTAGTCCAACCCGGAATGGCAAAGCCCGAACTGGCTCAACAATTTGAAAATCCTCCAGTGCTTCATTCTCACCTTCCAGGCTCAGATCATCAGCAATCTTTCCAATCAATGTCCCAGTGGGCACTTCCTCCAAAACTTTGTATTGAATTGTAGGAGGAACAGAATCCAAACAGCAAACAGTATGCAGGAAGCACAGAAGCAATATGGGCAGCTGAGCAGCTTTAACCATGGCTGATCAATTTATAAGACCTAAATAACTATTGCTATCAATTGTAGTTTTTCTTTATCCGTCTAGTAATGTAGTGTGGCCATATCCTGGTATTGCATTGTCTAATTGTTTAAaaacttccacacacacacacacacaaaaaaaaaaatggaaatacaaaaGCAAGCCAAATCGTTTTGAGACTTTAACAACTATAATTAAAAATCATAGATGaggtataaaaaaataacaaaaaaaattcaaatgttttaaaatagagACTTTTGATTGATCCAAACAAAAGCTCTAATATggagtaataaaaaaacaaacagatataaaattgttaattaaaatataatcagaaactaaaattaaatgaaaaacttAATGTTAGCAACATAAAAccagaaatatttaaaataagatATCAACACTGTTTCAGAAACAAAGTTAATTCAATACAACTGGAAAAGTtaactaaacatttaaaaaatgcaaaaagttCCAATGGCAAACCCAAATCAGTACAAAGTTATAATTATATGTAGTCAGAGGTATAGACTTACACAGCTGCCCATTTCTGATTCATGCTCTCTGGATTTTGCAGTTCAGAGAAGAATTTAGCTTAAAGCAGGCAACTTTAGTTTGTGACACACAGGAACATAAATGCAATCAGATTGAGATGCTGGGACCAAGTGCAGAGAAGCCAGACTCCACCTTTCCAAAAAAAACACCCCCTCAGGAAACTGGGCAGGAGTTAAAACAACTTGTACAGCTTTTAAAGAAACACTAACCCTTTTTTCTCACAGGCTGCTGTTGCCCCCTTTAGTTTAGATTTTAAGTGAACTCATCAAAGTGAAAACTGGAGTAGGTTGAACTTTACCAATGAATCCTCAGCTGGAATCTGACGACCTTTTCAAGGACTCAATAAAACCTAACAGTTCCAGTGTTGTATCATAAAACACAGACAAGAAACACAGACCTGGGTAAACTGGCATTTAGTCATATCTTTAAGTCTATTATGGATTTTCATTgtggttaaaatgtattttcaactaAATTAATTCTGGATTCAGGGGCTGTCAGTATTAGCTGagtacctacagctatggccaaaagttttgcatcacctagaattttaagacaTAAACAAAAAatcgatatgaacataattgacatcttttatttaacatcatgtaatcaaagaaactacaaaatgaaattgcaaaagtctaccagaagccataatagtagtacagtatttaatataaatgactCACAAGTAAAAGGTTGTGGTTATAACCCAAACACCATAAGCCTTGGTTTATGTGTAGATGATGGGAGAGGACAAACTTGTTTGTTTAACAACACTACATTGAACACTGTATGGTGATACCAGGCTGAAGAAAATAGGTGCTAAAAGTCTAAAAGTTAAATTTTAGGTCCAATTGAGCCATTTATAAGACAACTCCCTGTCAGTAAAACAGCTcaacagggtgtttttttttttttaataaactaagAATATTGTGAGCAATGCTGTTGTACTTCACTACCCATAATCACAAGGGTCAATAATCTTTGGGAAAGGCAGGGAGATTTCGTAAatcttttaaacaaatacaatctGAGTCAGAGAAATGGCCCTAGCTGATAAAGCTCCCTTCCTTGCTGCCTCTTTAATGTCCACGAGGACTCTCTAAACAAGTTTCTCCTGGTcaagtaatttaaataaacactgaagagGCCAACATAACTCACTATAAAATAGATAATGGTGAGATTTGTTGAGATACAATAAATTTCCCAGGGACAGTCCCAGGCTGATATCGGAGCACAAACTAGAGGGAGTGCAAATTCGATAGCCCAAAGTGGGAAGCCTAAAGTTGGCACTTTTTTAGTCTTAAAATTGGCCTGACAAGAATATAATCTCTTCCTATCTTGTCAAAGTTTGGACTCCTGTCTGAAAGAGAACAAATGTACTATCCCAAGGCTCAGCGAGAGAAACCACACAAAAGCGTACAATTCCTTTGATCTGTAAGACTCACCActtcagatcttttttttttacaagcatttacaaaaaaaaaaaaaaaaaacactttgaatttTTACTTTTTATCTTTTAACTTCAAACTTTTAAAAGCTGGTATGAAAAAAACCACAAAAGCTAACAAGTAGTAGGTGGTTATGAAGAGATTTTAATCTAAAAGAATGATCTAACCTCAAAATAAgctcaacattttaaaaagtcataaAGTCATTAAGGGAGAgctaaccaaggtttttaaaTCCTTATTAGCACTTGCATGATGATCACCGCCCCCCCTTCTGTTCAttgtttggttctttgcttgtattttatatttcaattgGAATATGCTGCAATTCAAACTGACTCCAAGGATCTAGCTGCAATTAGACCATGTGGCTACACAAAAGGGTATCGGGAGGCAGCAGATATCTGTtgtgttgcattttaaatattctcATATCCTGAATTTAAAAACAAGTGAAGAACTTCAAGTAAAAGGGTAGTAATGGAAATAAAGCTAATACAAGGTAAGCAaactgattttaaagcattggttaggtCTCCTTTAAGACATGAAATAATGTCATATACCCTGCAGAAAGAAAAAGGCACACAGTAACTTTTGGTAAACAAACTGTAGTTGACGTGATTCTGTACTAAACTGAGAGAAATTGTCACCAGGAATAACATAATCACACTTCCAGTCCTAGGTTTGATGACGCGAGTCTCCCACACCAGTGCCTGGCAGGCAGGAAATATGAACAAAGAAGAATGGCTGTGTATAGAAACAAATGTA
Protein-coding regions in this window:
- the LOC117431087 gene encoding protocadherin-12-like isoform X1; the protein is MVKAAQLPILLLCFLHTVCCLDSVPPTIQYKVLEEVPTGTLIGKIADDLSLEGENEALEDFQIVEPVRALPFRVGLQDGTLSTADRLDRDALCWDTSPCLIPFNILYRKGGTIELLQLQVEVLDINDHSPTFPNLEQEIEISESASLHTTIPLDRALDPDAGTNALHTYSLSPNQHFELDVITLSEGTKHGQLVVIKALDREVQSSCEMFLTACDKGNPPKCGTMLVRVNVLDSNDNSPVFERSLFSVELKEDTMPGTTIINLQATDPDQGANGEIEYSFSKHVPLEVLSIFNINPQTGTVTLTGVLDYEKRHTYELDIQAKDLGPNPIPAHCKLHIKVLDVNDNAPKIHVMWAPPDSDVAMVSEGAATETFLALVMVSDADSGFNGNIQCQVHHGLGHFRLKRTHGDNYMVVTNATLDRERQEKYNLTLVAKDQGIPSFSLTKHLTVHVMDENDNAPVFSKSLYEVSFQENNPHGLYILTVKAHDVDLGLSGNVTYSIKDSTKPGKPAASFIIHPTDGMIYAQQSLDFEQTKGLTLIVEATDNGQPPLSSSASVLINIQDVNDNHPLIVDPVLKNHRAALSIPVNTEKREIVSEVEDAASEHRDTLTNYLLELFPKSNDSAAKLKPDGYLVTTVKAWDADAGLNGELRYEIASRDSLFAIDEVTGQIYVNTSNVTELIGKVFVVEVTVRDLGSPPLSTRASLELTFLSLFDHLKNSSPGQHGLLSFPLTIALCLGALCLMVALAAALVTTFCRNEKRENRAYNCRQAESTYTRHPRRPQKQIQKADIHLVPVLRGRQGEPAGGEPGRPPSAGSTTTLDALEAFPPCQFNLSPSLSRTLRNQTFPENNSTLPLSPPRTLRKPHNIEESGTLPRTPATPYRTLKKPKNMEFHQIEGPTAQLQASLPYTGTLKLPGKAAVQHSAQEEPDSAPASPPFRTLRRQRNTDSKSRPEKDDHQQILRNLVRISMAALAEYNPIELTAASPEVQQVSQLLSLLHRGQFQPKPNFRGNKYSARAGRSGVQDADWQSTKDSGHGESEAGDMDWETGQDSPIDPLLVEELDNLLTQTDDVFMDLPDPAWMARLSLPLTTDYRENVFVPEGLPSPETSALLPAADGAASFSTFGKASGEISQISGHLLSEVSTLFEMLLTQKADSHPRTSAEVLYRLSAAYRRSLGLEGGATGGGNFPRDSPKTQDKADPSRDVEIHQLV
- the LOC117431087 gene encoding protocadherin-12-like isoform X2; its protein translation is MVKAAQLPILLLCFLHTVCCLDSVPPTIQYKVLEEVPTGTLIGKIADDLSLEGENEALEDFQIVEPVRALPFRVGLQDGTLSTADRLDRDALCWDTSPCLIPFNILYRKGGTIELLQLQVEVLDINDHSPTFPNLEQEIEISESASLHTTIPLDRALDPDAGTNALHTYSLSPNQHFELDVITLSEGTKHGQLVVIKALDREVQSSCEMFLTACDKGNPPKCGTMLVRVNVLDSNDNSPVFERSLFSVELKEDTMPGTTIINLQATDPDQGANGEIEYSFSKHVPLEVLSIFNINPQTGTVTLTGVLDYEKRHTYELDIQAKDLGPNPIPAHCKLHIKVLDVNDNAPKIHVMWAPPDSDVAMVSEGAATETFLALVMVSDADSGFNGNIQCQVHHGLGHFRLKRTHGDNYMVVTNATLDRERQEKYNLTLVAKDQGIPSFSLTKHLTVHVMDENDNAPVFSKSLYEVSFQENNPHGLYILTVKAHDVDLGLSGNVTYSIKDSTKPGKPAASFIIHPTDGMIYAQQSLDFEQTKGLTLIVEATDNGQPPLSSSASVLINIQDVNDNHPLIVDPVLKNHRAALSIPVNTEKREIVSEVEDAASEHRDTLTNYLLELFPKSNDSAAKLKPDGYLVTTVKAWDADAGLNGELRYEIASRDSLFAIDEVTGQIYVNTSNVTELIGKVFVVEVTVRDLGSPPLSTRASLELTFLSLFDHLKNSSPGQHGLLSFPLTIALCLGALCLMVALAAALVTTFCRNEKRENRAYNCRQAESTYTRHPRRPQKQIQKADIHLVPVLRGRQGEPAGGEPGRPPSAGSTTTLDALEAFPPCQFNLSPSLSRTLRNQTFPENNSTLPLSPPRTLRKPHNIEESGTLPRTPATPYRTLKKPKNMEFHQIEGPTAQLQASLPYTGTLKLPGKAAVQHSAQEEPDSAPASPPFRTLRRQRNTDSKSRPEKDDHQQILRNLVRISMAALAEYNPIELTAASPEQVSQLLSLLHRGQFQPKPNFRGNKYSARAGRSGVQDADWQSTKDSGHGESEAGDMDWETGQDSPIDPLLVEELDNLLTQTDDVFMDLPDPAWMARLSLPLTTDYRENVFVPEGLPSPETSALLPAADGAASFSTFGKASGEISQISGHLLSEVSTLFEMLLTQKADSHPRTSAEVLYRLSAAYRRSLGLEGGATGGGNFPRDSPKTQDKADPSRDVEIHQLV